TCAGATGCCGAAGGGCTTCTTTGCCTAGATGGCATTGTCTGTGCATGTGGTACACCGCAGTTCTGGCAAGACGTTCTGGCACCCAAACTCGGCCGTCCGGCAAAATGtagaagcctttttcttttctgtatttatgttcttcagcttctttctcttcttcttggctATACGGAGGCGTCATGGCAAGAGGTGGCAGGGAAATCAAGAGGGCGTGGCTTGTTTCTCGTACTGGCTGGTTGGCGGCGTCTTTGGCAGCCTGATCCGCCCTCTGGTTCCCTCGAGCAATTGGGTTAGATTTCCCGGTGTGTGCTCTGCAGTGAATCACCGCAACCTTCTCTGGTAGCCATACAGCTTGTAAGAGCCTCTGGATCTCTTGTGAATGTGCTATTTCTCTTCCTTCGGCTGTGAGGAACCCTCGCTCTCGGTACAATGCTCCGTGTACTTGGAGAgtaagaaatgcatattttgaatctgtgtagaccgtgatcttcttttctcttccccattctagtgcagCGATTAAAGCTAAGAGTTCAGCTTTCTGAGCGGACGTGCCAGGTGGAAGCGCTTCAGCGATTAGGACCTCATCTTCTGTTACTATGGCGTAACCCGCCTTTCTGACACCGTGCTGGacaaaactgcttccatcagtaaAAAGGATGATGCTGCCAGGCACAGGACTGTCTTTTAGGTCGGGTCTGCTAGAATGGACAGTGTCCATTATTTCTTGGCAATCATGTATAACTGGCTCAGGCAAAGGCATCAGAGTCGCAGGATTCAGGGCTACGCAGTCATTCACTTGCACGTTAGGGTTCTCACACAGCAGCGCTCGGTATTTGACAAGTCGggagttggtcatccactttggtccgtgggtttctagcagagctttcatggagtgtgaggcagtgatttctatgtgctgcccataggtaagtttaatggcttcagttaagagCAGGCATGCGGcggcgatacatcggagacatcctggccaacctctgctcacaggatcagtattcttgcttaggtatgctacaggccgattccacgaacccactctctgggtcagaacgcccacggctgtgcccttccTTTCGTCTACATAcaggtggaagggcttgctgatatcaggtagtcctagagcgggtggactggtaagggctgatttaagattccggaggctctcttttgcttcagatgtccagtctagggtcccggattcagggactttctgtttcaagagttcatagagggactgtgtcagggcggcgtagttcaggatccagatccggcagtaccctgccatgcccaggaaaactcgtaattcttttttgttccggggctggggtatacaattgattgcctgggtcctgctggcagctaaaagtcgagtgttcttcttgatgataaaccccagatatgtcacttcttgtttacagatttgggctttggtttgactagcacggtaacctgcagtctccagatgtctgagcagggcaATGGTGTCAAGGAGGCAGGTCTCTTCAGTATGCCGGGGCAAAAGGAGGTCATCTACATATTGGAGGACTAGGCCAACTTCTTCCTGGTATTTTTGCAAATCCCCAGCCAATTGGCGGCTAAAGAGAGTTGGGGAATTCTTGAAACCTTGTGGGAGGCGGGACCACGTGAATTGTCTCTTTCGCCCTGTCCGGGGGTGTTCCCATGTGAAGGCAAAGATTTTCTGGGAATCAGGGTGCAAGGGAACCGTGAAGAAGGCGTCTTTGAGGTCGATGACCGAATACCATAGGCTGTCACCTGGTATCAGTCCGATGAGGGAGTAGGGGTCTGCTACTGTGGCTGCGATGTCTTTCGTCTGCTGGTTCACAAGGCGAAGGTCTTGAACTGGTCTGTACTGGTTAGTGCCCGGTTTCTTgactgggaggaggggtgtgTTCCAGGGTGAAACGGTGGGGACCAGGACTTCAAGTTGCAGCAGTTTTTCAAGGTGCTCATGCATTGAAACTCTGGCTTCTAAGGGAATGGGGTACTGTGGCTGGTTAACAATAACATGAGTGGGCTTCAGATCAGTGATGACAGGATAAGCTGACAATGCTAACCCTCTGGGATTGTTTTCGGCCCAGACCCCTGGCACGGCTCGGATGACTCGAAGGGCGACTTCGGTATGGATAGTGTGGAGTGGAGCGCAGAGGCCCATAGAAGGTCCCATTCTCCACGCTTCTCTGAGGGGACAGGTGATGACAAGTGGCTGCCCTCCAGCAGTACCTGTGACCTTGCCATCTGGATGGAAAGACAGGGTCGCTTGGACTTTACAAAGGAGGTCTCTTCCGATAAGTGGTATGGGGCAGGACGGGATCAGGATGAATTCATGTTTCGTGGCGCAGGCTCCTATCTGGATCCCTTGGGGCTTGAAACAGGGTGCTCGTAAAACCTGGCCTCCTGCCCCCACAACTGGCACGGAAGTTTTCTTCTGAAGGGGCAAGTGGGAGGCATTAATCAAGACTGACCTCTGCGCTCCTGAATCTATTAGTCCTTTAATTTTCTGTCCTCCCACTGTTATTTCCATAACGGGGTCGGGAGGTAAGGGTCCCCGCGGAGGCTGTCAGTCTTCTTCTTCATAGCAATCTTCCATGGTCATAGTTCGGACGGCATCGCGAAAGTGTGGTTCCAGAGGTGTTCCTTGTGGACTGGGGAAGGCAGTTGGTGCAGGACCAGGATAGCCACGGCCTCTTCCTCGAGGGGCCCCACGTCCGCGGCCTCGATTTAGTCCAGCAATGACATTCTGTTGTGGTCTTACGGGGCACTCTGTCTTCCAGTGGCCCTCTTCTTTGCAGTATGCACACTGATTTCGGCCTAGGACTGGCCGGTGTGATCTCTTATCTGTCAGTTGGGGAACTTCCGGGCGCAGGGCGGCCGCGATGAGGCTGGCTTTTTCCTTCATCAACTTAACCTGCTCTTTTTTCTCTTCAACCTCCCGGTTGACATAAACTCGGTCAGCCAAGGCTTTCAGTTGCGTTAGTGACATTCCTTCAAACCCATCTGCCTTCTGTAATTTCTTTCTAATATCTGGGGCTGCTTGTGACACGAAGGAGAGAACTACGGTCTGCCTGTTGTTCGGATGTTCAGGGTCTATGGGAGTATATCGGCGGTAGGCTTTCATCAGTCTTTCAAGGAACATCCCCGggctttcttctttctgttgtacTACATCATGTATTTTTTGCATATTCATCATCTTTCGTCTGCCTTTTTTCACGGCCTCTATGAAAGCCTGCTGGTATTCACGTTGAAGGGCCCGGTGATCTGCATTTTGGATGTCCCATCTTGGGTCTAGTCGAGGTGCATACTTGGCGAGGGTCACCTGGGAGTCTGGTTGGTTGTCTAACTGCCCTCGGATTCCTGCAGCCTCTTCCAAATTGGCTTGGATCTGCAGTCTCTGTTCAGTTGTGAGGAGGTAGCCCATTAGTTGCTGGATGTCGCTCCAGGTTGGATTATGGGCAGCAATAACTCCTtcaatcatatctaggaactttTCTGGTTCTTCTTCATAACCTGGGCCATGAGTTTTCCAATTAAGGAGGTCTGAGGATTGGAAAGGCAGGTAAGTGTAAGTAGTAACAGTTTGGTAGCTTGGTTGACCGTTGGCATCTTGTCCAGGAACCAGGGCTGTGGCTTCCCTGACTGGCAGGATTCTGTTGGCTTCTCTCCCCTTTTCCTTCATCCGGGCTCGGGTCTTCATTTTGGACCTCTGTAATTCAGCAGTCAGGTCTCTATTCCGGCTGGGGCTGCGGTGGTGGCTGGGCCCTTCTTCTTCTGAACTGGCTTCAGAGGCAACAACGTGTTCTCTATTTCGGCTAGAGCTGTGGTGGTGGCTGGGCCCTTCTTCTTCTGAACTGGCTTCAGAGGCAACAACGTGTCGTGGATGTGGTGGTAGGTTGGGGCCAGGCACATCCTCCTGGCGACGTGGTGGTAGGCTGGGGCCAGGCACATCCTCCTGGCGGGGAGGAGATGACGCGCTCGGGGCCGGTGAGGGGGGCAGAATGTCTGCTTGTCCAGGTAGTAGCGGGACTGGAGCAGTGGGCACCActggtgggggcctcatctggggcgccgtaggcgaaacataaggcggcggcagttcttctggaggacaaggtatgattggtttgtcctttgaagcagtgtaagtgagctgcttcaggcggtggggttggattcttttatctttcttcgcctggttcatcattattagggctgccttttcaaccatctttttcgcccatggtggggggagcttagccactttcagccacccttcaatgtatgggatatcttctggagtcagaggccccccttctactatagctaaattatatattctggtaatataggattcagaaaaggtgccttgtggcggccaggccacaagggggcctaggctcggccaagtccaatggcacttataagtcatggtttgaacattacactgcgaagtatcaaaaacttgtgcaaaatgctctaccatgagatctaatggagtggaagaacctccccccatcctaactttctaaattcaccagacagacagacaaatcaggtgggtagacggggaaccaactggctatcggtagtgggggagtcagctggtgaaacaataggttcacaatcacacgctgccagcccacgttgccggaatttccaggtaccaaatggcaccagaggactgatggatccaacggccaactatggaaatcaggctgccattcacacaccaattacacagagacaacaccctctttcccaaatccagcccagcagagaaacagaaaacagagaaaccttccggcttctgaggggttgatccagcccctccttcagctcctgggagccggctgaacagaacagaaacagattacagagagaaacattctggcttctgaggggttgatccagcccctccttcagctcctgggagctggctggacagaacagaaacagattacagagagctcattgttacttgcctgtttgaagttccggcgccggttagaaaggtatctgtagcaaaacttccacagaggttcagctgcgtccacgccACCCCCTCCGGTCAGTCCATCcccagatcaccaggcatcagcaaagccgaaggcaagctgaaGGCGCGCTCCCAATGAGTGTCGACGTACGCCTGCGGGGGGGTTGCAAGGAGGCGAGctggtgggggaaatctccctggcaggctgtccagtactccgtgaggtttccttgttgaaggaagcggccccacgttgggcgccaggaatgttacggaaaaactggagcccacacggagaaaccggagtccacaccaaagttcttgtttaacagatagctttattcgctagcgaaacagcagcacgggatgagtccacgggcggctgccctcgggactggggggaggggctttttatacacgcccctcattcAAAGGGAACGCCTGCCCTTCGTACAAAGGGAACTTGCGCGCGCACACATTTgatacaaaggaattgcgtgcgcacctTGACAGCATGACAGAACTTGTTCAAACCAGTTCGGCAGGAATGTCTGCTTCGGACCTCAAgcatgcgcaaagagcacggcttcatttactccgaggtaaggtcataaccggaagtgacagccagttccctcacagtgGGGGAATGAAAACAGATATAGCCAATTAGATTTAGCCCCCTCTTCAACCCTCTTCAAGCCTGCCTCTTGCTGAGTATAATCAATGCATGAGGAGAGGCAACACTTCCCTGAATTTTCACATCTGTCATCCTCAACTCGTGGAGGAcaactgtctgaagaggagagcttccTCTATCTGTAGAGGCTCTCCATGagatttggggctttgctagacctgccgggataagctggcagggaggcggggctacagcgcgctaagtttaacgcgtgccgcccagcctcctagacggccgacctgCAGGGAcaatggaagccctgcagcgtcggccatgttttttttttaaaaaaggggccatgtggggcccgaagccgccggagaaggtaaggtttttttttatttaatcccccccatccgtccccctcgccgtctccttcgtcgccctctgccatctccccccccggatcacccaccccctAGCACGATGGgcatgagcgctgtgccaggtccgtggctttttgcagctactcgtgagtaagcgagtagccgtaaaaagccgcggaccttcccacacgttttgcagctccggcctgaggccggggctgcgaaaaaggcacgccataagcgactttgcttatggcgcgttggaggaggcctcactgcggcctgggcccggattcccctgtgcgtcatctggacgcacagcagggaaaccgggtctcaaggcgcgctaaggcctcgtctaggaaggccctaagtgccACGAAAATTAGTCCAAAGAACCAGGCTGGATTTAGTGAGCTATGTATGAGCAAGAACACAACCTGCACACTCTGACCATGttgtgaaaggaaggaaggagctgtcATTTGGCATAATTGAATAACTGATGGGCCTGAAGCCTGCAGGGGTATAGAGGCTGGTGTGATTGCACTGCACTAAAATTAAGATGCTGTGAGTGTTTCTCccacttaaaaagaaaaccatCAGTTGATCATTTTAGCCAATGGTTGGTAACTACAATTTGATGTCACAAGCTCTGCTTTGAAGAAAATATAGTTTAGTGCATTCTTCTAATCCCTACGGATGTCAGGAGGTATAATTTATGCAAACATTTAACCCTGTTACATTGTGTCAGGGCACTGACTGTATGCCCATGTTTACTTTTCTAATTAAGTAAAC
This window of the Elgaria multicarinata webbii isolate HBS135686 ecotype San Diego chromosome 3, rElgMul1.1.pri, whole genome shotgun sequence genome carries:
- the LOC134395374 gene encoding uncharacterized protein LOC134395374, which codes for MEITVGGQKIKGLIDSGAQRSVLINASHLPLQKKTSVPVVGAGGQVLRAPCFKPQGIQIGACATKHEFILIPSCPIPLIGRDLLCKVQATLSFHPDGKVTGTAGGQPLVITCPLREAWRMGPSMGLCAPLHTIHTEVALRVIRAVPGVWAENNPRGLALSAYPVITDLKPTHVIVNQPQYPIPLEARVSMHEHLEKLLQLEVLVPTVSPWNTPLLPVKKPGTNQYRPVQDLRLVNQQTKDIAATVADPYSLIGLIPGDSLWYSVIDLKDAFFTVPLHPDSQKIFAFTWEHPRTGRKRQFTWSRLPQGFKNSPTLFSRQLAGDLQKYQEEVGLVLQYVDDLLLPRHTEETCLLDTIALLRHLETAGYRASQTKAQICKQEVTYLGFIIKKNTRLLAASRTQAINCIPQPRNKKELRVFLGMAGYCRIWILNYAALTQSLYELLKQKVPESGTLDWTSEAKESLRNLKSALTSPPALGLPDISKPFHLYVDERKGTAVGVLTQRVGSWNRPVAYLSKNTDPVSRGWPGCLRCIAAACLLLTEAIKLTYGQHIEITASHSMKALLETHGPKWMTNSRLVKYRALLCENPNVQVNDCVALNPATLMPLPEPVIHDCQEIMDTVHSSRPDLKDSPVPGSIILFTDGSSFVQHGVRKAGYAIVTEDEVLIAEALPPGTSAQKAELLALIAALEWGREKKITVYTDSKYAFLTLQVHGALYRERGFLTAEGREIAHSQEIQRLLQAVWLPEKVAVIHCRAHTGKSNPIARGNQRADQAAKDAANQPVRETSHALLISLPPLAMTPPQCHLGKEALRHLIEKTMYIDKLATHCMEASKRCVTCARNNPKKGPVLPPGQILRGSRPFQVMQIDFTHMPPAGGYKVALVAVCTFSGWVEAWPVRSEGAREVAKHLIQDLIPRYGLPQQLNSDNGPAFQAELTEKLSKALHIDWKLHCAWRPQSSGAVERANQTLKLHLCKMCAETHSKWTQMLPVALLHMRCTPRSNGLTPYELVYARPPPLPATVETLPLRGEINLNRILKELNQTVLEMSQHTEQTPLGIVIPVHGFKPGDEVWVKSYKESLLGKTWDGPYTIILTTPTALKVQGNSSW